The following coding sequences are from one Kiritimatiellales bacterium window:
- a CDS encoding aminotransferase class IV, which produces MTKTAKLLSGEEWIAAQRRARAGAAELLFAMYSGITGGITTDPALMNIPVDDHLPQRGDGVFESLKCLNGQLYNAAAHFTRLERSARGIGMELPCTHAELLEIICAVIRAGGKKECLIRVLISRGTENMGIDPALCNGPVLYVVAYRYTARIENGMLKPARAGISRIPVKPPELATIKTCNYLPNVLMKLEAGQRGLDFVISLDPHGNLGEGATENIGILTPDNELLMPMPDFILSGTTARRALELAQSLVKNGTLRIAEYRNISPATAAAAKEIFIFGTTADVTPVVEWEGRPVGAGVPGPVAGQLLNLLNHDMTPKSETLTEVFQ; this is translated from the coding sequence ATGACGAAAACGGCAAAACTTTTAAGCGGAGAAGAGTGGATTGCCGCACAGCGCCGCGCGCGCGCCGGAGCTGCGGAACTTCTTTTTGCCATGTATTCCGGCATCACCGGCGGCATCACCACCGATCCGGCGCTGATGAATATTCCGGTCGACGATCATCTGCCGCAACGCGGGGACGGCGTTTTCGAATCGCTCAAATGTTTAAACGGGCAGCTTTATAACGCCGCCGCACACTTCACCCGCCTCGAACGTTCCGCGCGCGGCATCGGCATGGAACTTCCCTGCACACACGCTGAACTTTTAGAAATTATCTGTGCTGTCATTCGCGCCGGCGGAAAAAAAGAGTGTCTCATCCGTGTACTCATTTCGCGCGGTACGGAAAATATGGGCATCGATCCGGCGCTCTGTAACGGACCGGTGCTTTATGTGGTCGCATATCGCTACACCGCGCGCATTGAAAACGGCATGCTGAAACCGGCCCGCGCCGGCATCAGCAGAATTCCGGTGAAACCGCCGGAGCTCGCCACGATAAAAACCTGTAATTATCTGCCGAATGTGCTGATGAAACTTGAAGCCGGTCAGCGCGGACTGGACTTTGTAATTTCGCTTGATCCGCACGGCAATCTCGGCGAAGGCGCAACGGAAAACATCGGCATTCTTACGCCGGACAATGAGCTGCTGATGCCGATGCCGGACTTTATCCTTTCCGGCACCACAGCGCGCCGCGCACTTGAGCTGGCACAATCGCTGGTCAAAAACGGGACGCTGCGCATCGCCGAATACCGTAATATTTCCCCGGCGACGGCCGCCGCCGCTAAAGAAATTTTTATTTTCGGCACCACCGCCGACGTCACTCCGGTGGTTGAATGGGAAGGCCGACCCGTCGGCGCCGGAGTTCCGGGACCGGTGGCCGGCCAGCTGCTCAATCTGTTGAACCACGATATGACACCCAAAAGCGAGACATTAACGGAGGTCTTCCAATGA
- a CDS encoding UDP-N-acetylglucosamine--N-acetylmuramyl-(pentapeptide) pyrophosphoryl-undecaprenol N-acetylglucosamine transferase — translation MKTNEEFSMLNVQCPGSSFQSSIDNRQSSILNIAVACGGTGGHIFPGLATAKALTARGHNVSLWLAGKEVENAAVKGWQGDIVTVMSEGFQYGVLRSFLTVFRILKAIITCWRSMRRQPPDVVLAMGSYASIGPCFAARLCGIPYVLHEANAVPGKAVRLLAGRAAAVGICFDAVRYHLKGISLTTTGMPLRPEMQQGKRGTPVPSDTFSLFIMGGSGGAHDINEIVSQAVCELSGEKICITHLTGAADKKTVSDRYKAAGINAAVFVFTHDMATLYQKASLAICRSGASTCFELGVFGIPALLIPYPHAAGDHQTANARALEKTGAADVIDQSDLTVEWCKDYLAAQMESPARLEQMRACAAAHPAPVDAAEQLADLVEQCARK, via the coding sequence ATGAAAACAAACGAAGAATTCTCAATGCTCAATGTGCAATGTCCGGGCAGCTCTTTTCAATCATCAATCGACAATCGACAATCGTCTATTCTTAACATTGCCGTCGCCTGCGGCGGAACCGGCGGACACATTTTCCCGGGGCTTGCCACTGCGAAAGCGCTGACGGCACGTGGACATAATGTATCGCTCTGGCTCGCCGGAAAAGAGGTTGAAAACGCCGCTGTGAAAGGCTGGCAGGGCGATATCGTTACCGTGATGTCCGAAGGATTTCAATACGGTGTGCTCCGTTCATTCTTAACGGTGTTCCGGATTTTAAAAGCTATTATAACATGCTGGCGGAGTATGCGCCGGCAGCCGCCGGACGTTGTGCTGGCGATGGGCAGTTATGCATCTATCGGACCGTGTTTTGCGGCGCGGTTATGCGGTATCCCGTATGTTCTGCATGAAGCGAATGCGGTTCCCGGCAAAGCGGTGCGACTGCTCGCCGGCAGAGCGGCAGCGGTTGGAATTTGTTTCGATGCGGTGCGCTATCATCTGAAAGGAATCAGTCTCACTACCACAGGCATGCCGCTTCGTCCGGAAATGCAACAAGGCAAACGCGGCACCCCCGTTCCATCCGATACGTTTTCGTTATTCATCATGGGCGGTTCCGGCGGCGCACACGACATCAACGAAATTGTTTCGCAGGCCGTTTGCGAGCTTTCCGGAGAAAAAATCTGTATTACGCATTTAACCGGTGCGGCGGACAAAAAAACCGTTTCAGACCGCTACAAAGCTGCCGGAATCAATGCCGCCGTTTTCGTATTCACGCACGATATGGCAACGCTCTATCAAAAAGCATCACTCGCCATCTGCCGTTCCGGCGCATCAACCTGTTTTGAGCTCGGCGTATTTGGAATTCCGGCGCTGCTCATTCCCTATCCCCACGCTGCCGGCGACCATCAAACCGCCAACGCGCGCGCGCTGGAAAAAACCGGCGCCGCCGATGTTATCGACCAGTCCGATTTAACGGTGGAGTGGTGCAAAGACTATCTCGCTGCACAAATGGAAAGTCCGGCGCGGCTTGAACAGATGCGCGCGTGCGCGGCGGCACATCCGGCGCCGGTCGATGCCGCTGAACAACTCGCAGACCTGGTTGAGCAATGTGCGCGGAAATAA
- a CDS encoding four helix bundle protein, translating to MGKEAKFDLEDRLVDFAAMILTIAEQLPRTLAGSHIAGQIVRSGTSPAANYGEVQGAESRKDFIHKFGIVLKELKETRIWLRIICKKKYLDVADVDSVFIECCELIQISGKSISTARKNNER from the coding sequence ATGGGCAAGGAAGCAAAATTTGATTTAGAAGATCGTCTGGTTGATTTTGCTGCGATGATTCTTACCATTGCTGAACAACTTCCAAGAACTCTTGCCGGTAGTCATATTGCCGGACAAATTGTCCGGTCGGGGACTTCGCCGGCGGCGAATTACGGCGAAGTTCAGGGCGCAGAATCACGGAAAGACTTCATTCATAAATTCGGCATCGTTCTGAAAGAGTTGAAAGAAACACGAATCTGGCTTCGGATCATTTGTAAGAAAAAATATTTAGATGTCGCAGATGTTGACTCTGTGTTTATTGAATGTTGTGAATTGATTCAGATCAGTGGGAAAAGCATTTCCACCGCCAGAAAAAATAATGAACGCTGA
- a CDS encoding Mur ligase domain-containing protein, with translation MPVPQVEQAFLPAQSDSTGGQTGKSAAQVEEAFLPVHSDSAGGQTGKSAAQVEQAFLPVHSDSAGGQTGKSAPQVAQTFLPVHSDSAGGQTGKSAPQVKEAFLPVHADSAGGQTGKSAAQVEQAFLPVHSDSAGGQTGKSAPQVKEAFLPAQSDSAGGQTGKSAPQVAQTFLSVQEQAEKPAPQDSEIFLSTHPFRLVDPDSAHIFRRRLPHWEQKNRIYFVTFRLADSIAQKKLAEWKDEIEKRHFGKNETERRRLYFQYRENWLDQGYGACILKNPAISEIVENSLRYFDGEKYLLGDYVIMPNHVHLLVMPLAGESISSVIKSWQGYSARKINRFLQRSGAVWRDESFDHIVRSSQKFIKFRQYIIENPQKGHVPGKSFRLGYGQLSTVEQAFLLVHADSAGGQTGKSAPQVAQTFLSVQEQAEKPVPGSIQNLLAQPRRIHMIGIGGIGMAGLAFLLKQRGHDVRGSDDQENRQTAWLHENGIPVFIGRSAGYAAGAEWIIRSTAVPDSHPELIAGIPAHRRGEVLPEILRDRFTVAVSGTHGKTTTAAMIAQVLDCGFCIGGEIPAFNGVARDGEIMVVEADESDGTVALYHPDIAVITNIEYDHMEHHDSVEAFEACFKKFIANTKESVVYCAEDPAAVRLCAGMPHAVPYFYAATPVSLAGKHNQLNAGAAAAVARRWKTDAEIAAALQNIQPVRRRFEKIISGKYTVISDYAHHPTEIRALIQTALAAEKPARLLAVFQPHRYTRTRALRADFPPAFSGVDKLWLVPVYAASEEPLAGGTTPALMQEFPAEWQNRLVYAETLDGAQCAIQNELRAGDLLLIIGAGDVEKIGEQFLQRAL, from the coding sequence TTGCCTGTCCCGCAGGTGGAGCAGGCATTCCTGCCTGCTCAATCCGATTCTACGGGAGGGCAGACTGGAAAGTCTGCCGCACAAGTGGAGGAGGCATTCCTGCCTGTGCATTCAGATTCCGCAGGAGGGCAGACTGGAAAGTCTGCCGCACAGGTGGAGCAGGCATTCCTGCCTGTTCATTCAGATTCTGCGGGAGGGCAGACTGGAAAGTCTGCCCCACAGGTGGCGCAGACATTCCTGCCTGTTCATTCAGATTCTGCGGGAGGGCAGACTGGAAAGTCTGCCCCACAGGTGAAGGAAGCATTCCTGCCTGTTCATGCAGATTCCGCAGGAGGGCAGACTGGAAAGTCTGCCGCGCAGGTGGAGCAGGCATTCCTGCCTGTTCATTCAGATTCTGCAGGGGGACAGACTGGAAAGTCTGCCCCACAGGTGAAGGAAGCATTCCTGCCTGCTCAATCCGATTCTGCGGGAGGGCAGACTGGAAAGTCCGCCCCACAGGTGGCGCAGACATTCCTGTCTGTGCAGGAGCAGGCTGAAAAGCCTGCTCCACAGGATTCTGAAATATTTTTATCCACTCATCCATTCCGCCTGGTTGATCCGGACTCGGCGCATATTTTCCGGCGCCGTCTTCCACATTGGGAGCAAAAAAACCGGATTTATTTTGTTACATTCCGGCTCGCCGATTCTATTGCGCAAAAAAAACTGGCCGAATGGAAGGATGAAATAGAAAAACGACATTTTGGAAAAAATGAAACAGAGCGGCGGCGTTTATATTTCCAATATCGGGAAAACTGGCTGGATCAAGGATATGGTGCCTGCATTTTAAAAAATCCGGCGATTTCTGAAATTGTGGAAAACAGTCTGCGCTATTTTGATGGAGAAAAATATTTATTAGGTGATTATGTGATTATGCCGAATCACGTTCATTTATTAGTCATGCCGCTTGCCGGCGAATCAATTTCTTCAGTTATAAAGTCGTGGCAAGGTTATTCCGCACGAAAAATTAACCGGTTTCTTCAGCGGTCCGGTGCTGTTTGGCGCGATGAATCATTCGATCATATTGTGCGCAGTTCACAAAAATTTATAAAATTCCGGCAGTACATCATCGAAAATCCTCAAAAAGGACATGTGCCCGGAAAATCATTTCGTCTCGGGTACGGGCAGCTATCCACTGTGGAGCAGGCATTCCTGCTTGTTCATGCAGATTCCGCAGGAGGGCAGACTGGAAAGTCTGCCCCACAGGTGGCGCAGACATTCCTGTCTGTGCAGGAGCAGGCTGAAAAGCCTGTCCCGGGATCAATTCAAAACCTGCTTGCTCAACCGCGCCGGATTCACATGATCGGCATCGGCGGCATCGGTATGGCAGGGCTGGCGTTTCTGCTGAAACAGCGCGGGCATGATGTGCGCGGTTCAGATGATCAGGAAAACCGGCAGACGGCGTGGTTGCATGAAAATGGTATTCCCGTTTTCATTGGACGCAGCGCCGGATATGCTGCCGGTGCGGAGTGGATTATCCGTTCCACTGCCGTGCCGGATTCCCATCCCGAATTGATCGCCGGCATTCCGGCGCACCGGCGCGGTGAAGTGCTGCCGGAAATCTTGCGCGACCGCTTTACAGTTGCCGTCAGCGGCACGCACGGCAAAACAACGACGGCGGCCATGATCGCGCAGGTGCTGGATTGCGGATTTTGTATCGGCGGCGAAATTCCGGCGTTTAACGGTGTCGCGCGTGACGGTGAGATTATGGTGGTTGAAGCGGATGAAAGCGACGGCACCGTGGCGCTGTATCATCCCGATATCGCCGTGATTACCAATATCGAATACGATCACATGGAACACCATGATAGTGTTGAAGCGTTTGAAGCGTGCTTTAAAAAATTTATTGCGAACACCAAAGAGAGCGTCGTTTATTGCGCCGAAGATCCGGCGGCAGTTCGACTGTGCGCCGGAATGCCGCATGCGGTTCCGTATTTCTATGCGGCCACGCCGGTGTCGCTGGCCGGAAAACATAATCAGCTGAATGCCGGTGCGGCGGCGGCTGTTGCACGGCGGTGGAAAACGGATGCGGAAATTGCGGCGGCGCTGCAAAACATTCAACCGGTGCGCCGGCGGTTTGAAAAAATTATCTCCGGAAAATACACTGTAATTTCTGACTACGCGCACCATCCCACCGAAATCCGTGCGCTGATTCAAACCGCACTCGCCGCCGAAAAACCGGCGCGGCTGCTGGCGGTGTTTCAACCGCACCGCTACACGCGCACCCGCGCACTGCGCGCCGATTTTCCGCCGGCGTTTTCCGGCGTTGATAAACTGTGGCTCGTGCCGGTGTATGCTGCATCGGAAGAACCGCTGGCCGGGGGAACAACACCGGCGTTAATGCAGGAATTTCCGGCGGAATGGCAGAACCGGTTAGTGTATGCTGAAACACTTGACGGTGCGCAGTGCGCCATCCAAAATGAATTGCGCGCCGGTGATCTGCTGCTGATTATCGGCGCCGGCGATGTGGAAAAAATCGGCGAACAGTTTTTGCAGCGTGCACTCTAA
- a CDS encoding folylpolyglutamate synthase/dihydrofolate synthase family protein translates to MNIEHLFARTAHGIKPGLDVISELLRQLGNPHENLKIIHVAGTNGKGSVCAMIESVLRASGFKTGLYTSPHLFRFNERFRIAGKEISDVELENLIVRVEAAAGHITTRPPTFFEISTAMAFEYFRRQNVDYAVIEVGMGGRWDATNVVQPLISIITRIDLDHAEYLGSDIQNVAREKAGIIKTGAPVICGPMPVEAESIIYQEAAEKNVPILGSEAAAFIHVLETRRTDQLIDIEASGSEYNGIRLPLAGTFQIENCGIAVAALEDIADLAGIRLEMKKGLEAVKWPGRFQLLQMKPPVIYDGAHNPAGARALKKSIEQIYPKFENGFVFSFMRDKDVTGILETVASLAGKAWAYTLPGDRAMSAGEIIAAGKTAGMQIELIEHLNEALDWANAGKKRLVCFTGSLYLPEQLRTAGIME, encoded by the coding sequence TTGAACATTGAACATTTATTCGCTCGAACGGCGCACGGAATCAAACCGGGGCTTGATGTAATTTCCGAATTACTCCGGCAACTTGGTAATCCGCACGAAAACCTGAAGATCATTCACGTTGCCGGAACCAACGGCAAAGGGTCGGTGTGCGCAATGATTGAATCCGTATTGCGCGCGTCGGGTTTTAAAACCGGACTTTATACATCGCCGCATCTCTTCCGTTTTAATGAACGGTTCCGTATCGCCGGCAAGGAGATTTCCGACGTCGAACTCGAAAACTTGATCGTCCGGGTTGAAGCCGCCGCCGGGCATATCACAACCCGTCCGCCGACATTTTTTGAAATCTCCACTGCGATGGCATTCGAATATTTCCGGCGGCAGAACGTCGATTACGCCGTCATCGAGGTCGGCATGGGCGGACGGTGGGATGCGACGAATGTTGTGCAGCCGCTTATTTCAATCATTACGCGCATTGACCTGGATCATGCCGAATATCTCGGCAGCGATATTCAGAATGTTGCGCGGGAAAAAGCCGGTATTATCAAAACCGGTGCACCGGTGATCTGCGGCCCGATGCCGGTCGAAGCGGAGTCCATCATCTATCAGGAAGCCGCTGAAAAAAACGTTCCGATTCTGGGCAGTGAAGCAGCCGCGTTCATTCATGTGCTCGAAACGCGCCGCACCGATCAGCTGATCGATATCGAAGCCAGCGGCAGTGAATACAACGGAATCCGGCTGCCGCTTGCCGGCACATTTCAAATTGAAAACTGCGGCATCGCCGTTGCGGCGCTCGAAGATATCGCTGACCTCGCCGGCATCCGCCTCGAAATGAAAAAAGGACTCGAAGCAGTAAAGTGGCCGGGGCGGTTTCAACTGCTGCAAATGAAACCGCCGGTCATTTACGACGGCGCACATAATCCCGCCGGCGCGCGCGCGCTGAAAAAATCCATCGAACAGATTTATCCAAAATTTGAAAATGGATTTGTGTTCAGTTTCATGCGTGACAAAGACGTTACCGGAATTCTGGAAACGGTTGCATCGCTTGCCGGAAAAGCATGGGCATACACATTGCCGGGCGATCGCGCGATGAGTGCCGGTGAAATAATCGCCGCCGGAAAAACTGCCGGAATGCAAATCGAATTGATTGAACATCTGAATGAAGCCCTCGACTGGGCGAACGCCGGGAAAAAACGGCTCGTCTGTTTCACCGGCTCGCTCTATCTTCCTGAACAACTGCGCACCGCCGGAATCATGGAATGA
- the cls gene encoding cardiolipin synthase yields the protein MHHQIILWITGALHLSIFAAVSLHCLHRRRNPGATILWIFVTWSFPFIGALVYLGFGVDRVPDRGQQKLLADERLLRARKDERRSSPQAYWRECKSTRTASVFHTEFDRALDALMPEYPAHTCNKITPLVTGDNAYPQMLEAIRNAKHHIHLQSFIIAGDATGKLFLNELASKARAGIQVRVLYDRFGSTGALFKGFFRRAQKTANLKVEGWTQANPLKRQFQINLRNHRKALVVDGKTAFFGGINIQSKNTTRPGKPPLRDYHFKVEGPLVQGLQYSFLCDWYFITGESPEHLLSENYFPAVERAGDITARLINTGPDSGCDIATQTFFNAITLAKKQILAVTPYFVPTVDILRALRAAALRGVDVRLIVPKENNHRYAGYAGKALYEDLLSAGAQIFERLPPFMHAKALIVDSEFSLVGTANLDERSLILNYETNVAVYDKHFANAMQLIIYEEILHSDEIRLNEWQRRPAYRRLIENLALLMSPVL from the coding sequence ATGCATCATCAAATTATTCTGTGGATCACCGGTGCATTGCATCTGAGTATATTTGCAGCTGTCTCTCTGCACTGTCTGCACCGGCGCCGGAATCCCGGCGCAACGATCCTGTGGATTTTTGTCACATGGTCATTTCCGTTTATCGGTGCGCTGGTGTATCTCGGCTTCGGCGTCGACCGCGTGCCGGATCGCGGACAGCAAAAACTGCTGGCAGATGAACGGCTGCTGCGCGCACGCAAAGATGAGCGCCGTTCATCGCCGCAGGCCTACTGGCGCGAATGTAAAAGCACGCGGACAGCAAGCGTTTTCCACACCGAGTTCGATCGCGCACTGGATGCACTGATGCCCGAATATCCGGCGCACACCTGTAATAAAATTACGCCGCTCGTTACCGGCGATAACGCCTACCCGCAGATGCTGGAGGCCATTCGCAATGCAAAACATCATATCCATTTGCAGAGTTTCATCATTGCCGGTGACGCCACCGGAAAACTGTTTTTAAACGAACTGGCGTCCAAAGCGCGCGCCGGCATTCAGGTGCGCGTGCTCTACGACCGTTTCGGCTCCACCGGCGCATTGTTTAAAGGATTTTTCCGCCGCGCACAAAAAACTGCCAATCTGAAAGTCGAAGGCTGGACGCAGGCGAATCCGTTGAAACGGCAGTTTCAGATTAATCTGCGCAATCACCGGAAAGCGCTGGTAGTCGACGGAAAAACTGCATTTTTCGGCGGCATCAATATTCAAAGTAAAAACACCACGCGCCCCGGCAAGCCGCCGTTGCGCGACTATCATTTTAAAGTCGAGGGTCCGCTCGTGCAGGGCTTGCAGTATTCATTTTTATGCGACTGGTATTTCATCACCGGGGAATCGCCGGAGCACCTGCTTTCTGAAAATTATTTTCCGGCCGTTGAGCGCGCCGGCGATATCACCGCGCGGCTCATTAATACCGGCCCCGATTCCGGTTGCGACATCGCCACGCAAACATTTTTTAACGCCATCACACTTGCCAAAAAACAGATTCTCGCCGTCACACCCTACTTTGTGCCCACAGTGGATATTCTGCGCGCACTGCGCGCCGCCGCACTGCGCGGCGTCGACGTCCGCCTCATTGTGCCGAAAGAAAACAATCACCGTTACGCCGGTTATGCCGGCAAAGCGCTGTATGAAGATCTGCTCTCCGCCGGCGCACAGATTTTCGAACGGCTGCCGCCCTTCATGCACGCCAAAGCATTAATTGTGGACAGCGAATTTTCGCTTGTCGGCACCGCCAACCTCGATGAACGCAGTTTAATTTTAAATTATGAGACCAATGTCGCAGTCTACGACAAACATTTTGCCAATGCCATGCAACTCATCATTTACGAAGAAATACTCCATTCTGATGAAATCCGCCTGAACGAATGGCAGCGCCGCCCGGCATACCGCCGGTTGATTGAAAATCTCGCACTTTTAATGAGTCCGGTTTTATAA
- a CDS encoding NADP-dependent malic enzyme, translated as MKINPTPSFSIDLTVESSLPAPQLEQIVSGAGGVIKKISSEGNRFRLTVDARDSGHQQEIISALEKSGDTCVVSAEEITFRSHIGGKLDVTGRLDLSDRDMMAIAYTPGVARVCMAVHDNPAAADNLTIKARTVAVVSDGSAVLGLGDIGPAAALPVMEGKAMLFKEFAGIDAFPICLNSKDPEEIIRTVKLLAPTFGGINLEDIAAPRCFEIEERLKAELDIPVFHDDQHGTAVVSLAALYNALKITGKKMERLKVVVNGIGAAGVACSKIMLSAGVKNLIGFDRAGAIYCGRTENMNAIKEWFAANTNPENFAGSLKEAMHGADLFLGVSAPGCITAEDVKNMADDPVIFAMANPVPEIMPEAAKPYARIMATGRSDYPNQINNVLCFPGIFKGALRCRARSISEGMKVAASQAIAGLVSDAELHEDFIIPPVFDRRVADAVADAVERVAREEGLARPVLPNESFYKLR; from the coding sequence ATGAAAATTAATCCGACACCCAGTTTCAGCATTGATTTAACGGTGGAATCCTCCCTTCCCGCGCCGCAGCTTGAACAGATTGTTTCCGGCGCCGGCGGCGTAATTAAAAAAATCTCCAGTGAGGGCAATCGATTTCGTTTAACGGTGGATGCACGCGACAGCGGGCATCAGCAGGAAATTATTTCAGCGCTGGAAAAGTCGGGCGATACGTGCGTGGTGTCTGCTGAAGAAATTACATTCCGTTCACACATCGGCGGCAAACTTGATGTCACCGGCCGGCTTGATTTATCGGACAGGGATATGATGGCGATTGCGTACACACCGGGTGTAGCGCGCGTTTGTATGGCGGTGCATGACAATCCGGCGGCGGCGGATAATCTGACTATAAAAGCCAGAACCGTGGCGGTGGTTTCGGACGGCTCGGCGGTGCTCGGTCTTGGTGATATCGGCCCTGCGGCGGCGCTGCCGGTGATGGAAGGCAAAGCCATGCTGTTTAAAGAATTTGCCGGCATTGATGCATTCCCTATCTGTTTGAACTCCAAAGATCCGGAAGAGATTATTCGCACTGTAAAACTGCTCGCACCAACCTTCGGCGGCATTAATCTGGAAGATATTGCGGCGCCGCGCTGTTTTGAAATCGAGGAACGGTTGAAAGCGGAACTGGATATTCCGGTGTTTCACGACGATCAGCACGGTACGGCGGTCGTTTCGCTCGCGGCACTGTATAATGCGCTGAAAATTACCGGCAAAAAAATGGAACGTCTGAAAGTTGTTGTCAACGGCATCGGCGCCGCCGGCGTGGCGTGTTCAAAAATCATGCTGTCTGCCGGTGTAAAAAATCTGATCGGCTTCGACCGCGCCGGCGCGATTTACTGCGGCCGCACCGAAAATATGAATGCGATAAAGGAATGGTTCGCTGCGAACACGAATCCAGAAAATTTCGCCGGTTCATTAAAAGAAGCAATGCATGGTGCCGATCTGTTTCTCGGCGTTTCCGCTCCGGGCTGTATCACGGCAGAGGATGTGAAAAATATGGCTGACGATCCAGTCATTTTTGCGATGGCCAACCCGGTCCCGGAAATTATGCCCGAAGCTGCAAAACCGTACGCGCGCATTATGGCCACCGGCCGCTCCGATTATCCGAATCAGATTAACAATGTGCTCTGTTTCCCGGGAATCTTTAAAGGCGCGCTGCGCTGCCGTGCACGGTCGATTAGCGAAGGGATGAAAGTTGCGGCGTCGCAGGCGATCGCCGGTTTAGTTTCTGATGCCGAACTGCATGAAGATTTTATTATTCCGCCGGTGTTTGACCGCCGTGTCGCCGATGCGGTTGCGGATGCCGTTGAACGCGTCGCCCGCGAAGAGGGTCTGGCCCGCCCTGTACTTCCGAATGAATCGTTTTATAAACTGCGGTAA
- a CDS encoding endonuclease/exonuclease/phosphatase family protein: MRFLLYNIRYGTGGGKMISPLNGYLRRTGENLERIARFLNDTNPDIAGLLEVDAGSYRSGRINQAETIAKKLGQHHVYRSKYGENSMTRRVPLFSQQGNAFIVRGNGHSGKFHYFDHGMKRLVIELETEHVTFFLIHLALGSRLRHRQLGDLYDMLKEVNRPYIVAGDFNVLWGEQEIRLFLAATGLKNAHTPGAPTFPSWNPKRHLDFVLHSPEISVERCWVPQVDYSDHLPIICDFSVSGR; encoded by the coding sequence ATGAGATTTTTATTATATAATATCCGTTACGGCACCGGCGGCGGAAAGATGATTTCACCGCTGAACGGTTATCTGCGCCGCACCGGTGAAAACCTGGAGCGCATCGCGCGCTTTCTGAATGACACGAATCCCGACATTGCCGGATTGCTGGAAGTGGATGCCGGGTCATACCGTTCCGGCAGAATTAATCAGGCGGAAACGATTGCAAAAAAACTCGGACAGCATCATGTGTACCGCTCCAAGTACGGTGAAAATTCAATGACGCGTCGCGTGCCGCTGTTCAGTCAGCAGGGGAATGCCTTCATCGTGCGCGGCAACGGACACTCTGGGAAATTTCATTATTTCGATCACGGCATGAAACGGCTTGTCATCGAACTGGAAACGGAGCATGTGACGTTTTTTCTGATTCATCTGGCGCTCGGCTCACGGTTACGGCACCGGCAGCTCGGCGATCTCTACGACATGCTCAAAGAAGTGAACCGGCCGTACATTGTCGCCGGAGATTTTAACGTGCTTTGGGGCGAACAGGAAATTCGACTGTTTCTCGCCGCCACCGGATTAAAAAATGCACATACGCCCGGCGCACCGACTTTCCCGAGCTGGAATCCCAAACGCCACCTCGACTTCGTTTTGCACAGCCCTGAAATCAGCGTCGAGCGCTGCTGGGTTCCGCAGGTTGACTATTCCGATCACCTTCCGATCATCTGTGATTTTTCTGTGTCCGGCCGGTGA